In Archocentrus centrarchus isolate MPI-CPG fArcCen1 chromosome 16, fArcCen1, whole genome shotgun sequence, a single window of DNA contains:
- the paqr7b gene encoding membrane progestin receptor alpha-B gives MATVVMEQIGRLFINVQQLRQIPQLLESAFPTLPCTVKLSDVPWVFRERHIHTGYRQPDLSWRYYFLTLFQRHNETLNVWTHLLAALIILVKWQEISETVDFLRDPHAQPLFIVLLAAFTYLSFSALAHLLSAKSELSYYTFYFLDYVGVAVYQYGSALAHYYYAIEKELHTSVQGFFLPAAAFLAWLTCFGCCYGKYASPELPKLVLKLFQVVPSALAYCLDISPVVHRIYSCYQEGCSDPIVTYHFYHVLFFLIGAYFFCCPHPESLFPGKCDFIGQGHQIFHVFVVVCTLVQIEALRTDFTVRRTFYERLHGDLAHDAVALFIFTACCSALTAFYVRKRVRASLHEKEE, from the coding sequence ATGGCAACGGTGGTGATGGAACAGATCGGTCGCCTGTTTATCAACGTGCAGCAGCTGCGACAGATCCCTCAGCTGCTGGAGTCGGCCTTTCCAACCCTGCCTTGCACCGTAAAGCTGTCTGATGTTCCCTGGGTGTTCCGCGAGCGCCACATCCACACGGGTTACAGACAGCCGGACCTAAGCTGGCGTTACTACTTTCTCACCCTCTTCCAAAGGCACAACGAGACCCTCAATGTGTGGACCCATCTGTTGGCTGCCCTCATCATTTTGGTGAAGTGGCAGGAGATCTCAGAGACGGTGGATTTTTTGCGCGATCCTCATGCCCAGCCCCTCTTCATCGTGCTCCTGGCAGCTTTCACCTACCTCTCCTTCAGTGCTCTCGCTCATCTCCTGTCTGCCAAGTCAGAGCTCTCCTACTACACCTTCTACTTCCTCGACTACGTGGGGGTTGCTGTCTACCAGTATGGGAGCGCTCTGGCACACTACTACTACGCCATAGAGAAAGAGTTGCACACTTCTGTGCAAGGGTTCTTTTTGCCCGCTGCGGCGTTCCTGGCTTGGCTCACTTGCTTCGGCTGCTGCTATGGCAAATATGCCAGTCCCGAGCTGCCCAAGTTAGTCCTCAAGCTCTTTCAAGTGGTGCCCTCGGCCCTGGCTTACTGCTTAGACATAAGCCCTGTGGTCCATCGCATTTACAGCTGCTACCAAGAGGGCTGCTCCGACCCGATTGTGACGTACCACTTCTACCACGTGCTCTTTTTCTTAATCGGCGCCTATTTCTTTTGCTGCCCCCACCCAGAGAGTTTGTTCCCTGGGAAGTGTGACTTCATCGGGCAGGGCCACCAGATCTTTCACGTGTTTGTGGTGGTGTGCACCCTGGTGCAGATCGAAGCGCTGCGAACAGACTTCACAGTGCGCCGCACCTTCTACGAGCGCCTTCACGGGGATCTTGCGCACGACGCCGTCGCGCTCTTCATCTTCACTGCCTGCTGCAGCGCTCTCACTGCGTTTTATGTGCGCAAGCGCGTGCGTGCCTCTCTCCATGAGAAGGAGGAGTGA